The following nucleotide sequence is from Carassius carassius chromosome 16, fCarCar2.1, whole genome shotgun sequence.
tcctgtcagataaacccccgccttcacgcacttcggcgtgggaggacaaggagattgctggtcctagcctagttcagtacagtatatgttgtgagcgtgcttcagatctccggagatagcacggtacgctgtgtccagcccagaggtgaaagccatccaaagcagagtaactgtgttttgtgtccaagttgatacctgtggagaggaaaggaaagagagtgagtaacacaaggagaaacagaggaaacctgtacttacagtacgttgtgttcagcccagaggtgagagccattcaaagcaaactaacggtgctattgtgcccaagttgatatctgtggagagaaaaggagagagagggaataacacgaggaggaatagagcgaaccctgtacttacagtacgctgtgtccagcccagaggtgagagccatttaaagcaaactaactgtgctattgtgcccaagttgatacctgtggagagagaaggagagagaggtgaataacacgaggaggaatagagcgaaccctgtacttacagtacgccgtgtccagcccagaggtgagagccattcaaagcaaactaactgtgctattgtgcccaagttgatacctgtggagagaaaaggagagagagagtgaataacacgaggaggaatagagcgaaccctgtacttacagtacgctgtgtccagcccagaggtgagagccattcaaagcaaactaactgtgctattgtgcccaagttgagacctgtggagagaaaaggagagagagagtgaataacacgaggaggaatagagcgaaccctgtacttacagtacgctgtgtccagcccagaggtgagagccattcaaagcaaactaactgggctattgtgcccaagttgatacctgtggagagaaaaggagagagagagcgaataacacgaggaggaatagagcgaaccctgtacttacagtacgctgtgtccagcccagaggtgagagccattcaaagcaaactaactgtgctattgtgcccaagttgatacctgtggagaggaaaggagagagagtgggtaacacgaggagagactgaggaaacctgtacttacgccgctgcctgtggagaaagagaaagcgagtgagcacccaaggaacgaactgtgtgaaccagtacttattgtgagctgtaatcagcgaagaggtgagagcaaaaccaagctgaactaactgtgcctgtgtgtcccagccgttgcctgtggagaaagagaaagagcgtgagcacccaaggaacgaactgtgtgaatcagtacttactgtgagctgtaatcagcgaagagccgttgcctgtggaggaagagaaagagagtgggcacctcgagaacgaactgtgtgaaccagtacttaccgtgagctgtattcagcgaagaggaggaagaaggagggcgctacggatacctaagactcaggccggggcccgagccccacgccccggatccccgtggcccccttgctccctgacctcttcccggctatagcccatctggagggccgagtcagagtttagttttaattgccctttccctattccccaagctatttttaaatatttaaataaagattgttttatcacttacttgttctcgtgttgtttggccattgggtcgggtttggggacctcctcgaggtggaagttgagaaggggtgtggcttagttaaagcatagccagcccctgggtgtgacaacaACATGCCCCTCTCTTACTTTATGTATTAAAGAGCTGAACATGAACATGGAAACTCACCATCTTTCTCGAGTACTGTGTATGTGGTCTCCATTCCAGCCTGGATGTGGTCGGTGACGTGACAGTGCAGGAGCCAGGTGCCAGGATACTGTGGACGCATGGTGACTGTCTGGAACGTCCCGGGGAACAGATCAAACACGTCTGCTCGGTGTGTTCCACTGACCTGCAGGAAGAGCCTATGGTCATCACACTCATGCTCTAGAAGATTTATACATGTGTGAGTGGGATGGATGGATGACCTTGTAGTCAAAGCTGTGGCCGTGGAAGTGCGCAGTGTGTATGTCCACCTCGTTTCCCATTCCCATCAGATACCAGTACACTTTATCTCCAACCTTCATGTTCAGGCCTTTAAGATTGCCGTAGACTAAACCATTGATTCCTGTGATAAACAACAGAATAACCATTAGTTTATCATCAACACATCTTAACATTTTGGCCATTTTTACACTGGAGCTTTTGGTGAATAATAATAACAGGAATATTCCTTACATTTTAATGCTGAGGCATTGATATTTTAGTTAATAGAGGACATATTTGTTACTAAAGGTGCTGTAACCACTCTATGCGAAGTTCTCAATTATTTGAGAATTAAAAAGACTGCCTTGCTTACTGTCTGACATGTCCTCACCCTCAAAACCATGACCAAAGCAATGCAATCCAGAGATATTGAACTCACCATGCATCTTGTTGCTTTCGATAAACTCCTCATCCTCTTTAAGTGCATTGGGAGGGTTTTTAACATGAGCTTTGATGTTGTCATCCAGATACCAAGATTCATTCTCATCAAAGACCATGAAGAGCAGAGCGAACTCCTCAATCTCTTTCTTCAGCCCCAGTGTTCGTGCCAGGCTCTTCTTGCAGATGACCAACGGGCCGATCAAGCCACTGTACATGTCCTGCATGAGAAGACCATCAGATAGACTCTGTATGCTTTCCAAACTTCTACAGATATAAGTGTGTTACCTTCTAAGACACCTTCTTTGGACCAAATTCTAAGGCAGTGTCACATTTGCACCGAATGCATTTCAATGAAAACAAATGATCCAAAACGGTGGATGAGTCAAGAGAAATGATCATGAACTACATTTCATATGCTactgaaaaaagtaaaacaaatgcattcagttaatttaaactggcctgttttatattttgtgtacTTCCAGCTATCATGCTTTTAGCTTAGCAATATGCTAACGTCAAGCTCTTGAAAACAACTGTGACTGAAGTCTCCTTTGTACTTTCAGGATGCTACACACCATccgatcaaataataataataataataataaaaacattgctaaccatttgtataaccagaggtgggtagtaacgagttacatttacttcgttacatttacttgagtaattttttggggtaacgaatacttttcggagtatatttaaagatgggtactttatactcttacttgagtaaatttttggggaaaaatctgtacttttacttcgttactgtgggcgacgctcctctcgttactttatcttaatgcaataaatgttcaAACCatttggcaaacgagtgaattggttcatgaatcagtttgaatgagtcgttcagttccctgacgcacgcgctgagcgtctgaagtggttcactcggagttgtaacgtttaagaacagaaagagcgttgaaaacgtggctggaactgcactgaattgaaatctgcaaaggttattatttgctagcgatggagatccttattagatgaacaccgcgtgtgctgtctactgtttaacaggtaataacttgggctacattcgattacagtacacgataccactgtgacattagtttgttgtacgtgtgtggcttataacagaggggagtcaagttgaatgcagcttccaaaagacaaaaaagagccgattaagattttattaattttaatacaatcacacctgtgcaagtacgttcagcgagtcatattatcagctgctaaattcagatctgtgattgcttgctggcgcttagacagagatagatgcgtttatacagcgctgctcattacaaatcacacatgattcttttgagcttattaaagcattggccaatcagaggcgttcagatgagtcatcgctaaaatgccggtgcttccttcactcgctcactgactgaatacctctttctggcgaattctctcgtcagaaacaacaaagtgcagatgtgtgtacgaatctttaattaagatattgatttcacagtgttaacagtttcagtgattttaatgtgagtttctgagagtgattgaaatctagactgtcagtgaaaattatctttaataatgtaaatgttatttgctctctttctgaacaatgaaagattagtagcaatatttatatcacattaactttcaatgttaaattcacatttaatataaagtcagtcgtattaaaaatatgttatggcatgacacctatatctgttacttaagtaaacagacaaggttttataataaattacataaattggagtaaaggctgatgaaatatatacatttatacacgcacacatacattacatacattttatctatatatctaaataaaaataggctcagtatatatgacccaaagtaactacttgagtagattttttgtctgatactcttttactcttactcaagtaactattcaagactagtacttttacttttacttgagtacagtttttgggtactctacccacctctgtgtatAACCACAGATTAACTACAAATACCAAGGTTAGACTATGTTTAGTGTAGCAAAACTAGGATTCATTTGCagttaaccatggtttaactgtAGTAACCATTTTAGTTGTAATAAAGCCATGGTTAGTTTTCATATGATATGCAAATGTACAAATGGGATGATATGAATTCATATGAATTCGCCACTAATTTGTCAAAAGGTAAAATAGCTATGAATTGTAATAAGACGGAAAGTAAGGTGATTAGGTTTTAGTAAACATCACGCTTGTTTTGAACACTTGATTCACTTGGTGTGAAAGATACCTTGATAACATCTACAGTGGAGTAATACGCTCCGACACTGCATTCCTCCTGCTCTTCTGTCGGCCCAGAACTCTTTGGGAGGTACCAGGTATAGGTCTGAGTTTCACCTTGAGTAAACAATACATGCATTTAGACTTAATAAACTGTCAACTGTCAACATTATTCAACTGTCAGATCTTACCTGGACGTGTCAGGGCCACCTGAGGACTGTCAGTTTTGACTCCATGAGCGTGTATGGAGTACGGCCTCTTAGCCATGTTCTTAAACACAACCTTCACTTTTTCTCCCACTTTACCATGGATCATGGGTCCTGAGACGAGCATATTTTGAAGTTTGACTAACATATACACCAAATTATAGTCAACCATCAATGTACAGCATAATCTACAAATACTTACCCATAATTCCCAGGTGTTCCATTTCAGCAGATCTTTCCTTGGGTTTGGTGAAGGTGTCATCAGTGTACTCTCTGTACAGCACCTTCTTATATTTTGAACCAATGAATTTGCCTTCTTTCTTTAGGAATTCGTTGCCTGGACtgaatatatcaaaataaaactgatttagaACTTGCGtgtgatacaaacacacacacaaaaacaacaacaattttacCTGAATAGTGTTTGGATATTGAATTTAGATCAAAACTACACTAGAAAACAAACTAAACTACATTTAAATTTAGTTGGTCACATTATGTCACAACTCACTCAAGGACCAATGGGGTTTGGTGACACTGATGCAGTTATTTGCTGATAATCTTGACTTTCACCATAGGTCTCAAATCTTATCAACAGCTGTATGTTCATGCTTTGTATATGAACCACATTTGGCATCAATGATGCTCAACACCACTGGAGGTTCTTGTTGTATCTTTGCAAGTGGGATTCATGAGTTCTGGTGAAGGACTTGGAATACCTGTCTTTCAGACCATGGTGCATCTCTCCCTCCCATGTGCGGGTGGGTGAATAGTCCCAGTCCATCTCAACCGCAGCGATGTAATACTTCGACTGGTGTAGCATTGTTTCAGACTGACGGTTCCAGAAGCGACACTTCTCCACGGTGTAGTTGGCTCTCATGCCTCCATGATAATGATCTGTGGTTTTACATCCCACCTCAAACTGTCCTGCAGACGCCATGTTACATCATCAGAACAGCACAAAATGTGTACAACTCTGAGGTTCATCTCAAATGCAAAATTTATGTGATCATGTAAGTAATGCTCAACAATGTTCAATgaggttaaaaaatattttaaataatttataatttggtCAACTGACTTTCTTTGTATggacagaaatatattttaaaaaactgtgtttttccacagaagaaatgcaTACAGATTTGCAACAACATTGGTTGAACAAGTCAACTAATCAAAATGAGAATTTAGCAACATTGTTTTAAGTTGATTAAAATACCATGTCATTAAAATGATACTTTATATGTGGCACATAGTTGTTCTTTGTCACAGAGAGATCAAAGATAGAAGGGATGGGACTGTACCCATGCTGTCAGGCTCCATAATGACAGTGTGAGAGATATGAGGAAACACGTTGATGGTGTCTCTCCTGGTGTCTTTGTAGAGGAACCGGTTGCCCTCAAAGTAAAGCCCATGGATGTCAACCTCTGATCCCAGTCCAGACAGATGCCAGGACACCTTATCACCTTTACACATACTCAAGCCTTGCAGATTCCCATACATGTATCCATTGAGTGCTGTGAATGAAAAAACAATtctcagtaaaaacaaaaaaattataactataatatatatatggtttGTGTGCAGCAGAAATGCAAAAGTGCTTACAGTGCATTTTATTGGACTCCTGAAAGTCTTCATCTTCTTTATTTACAGATTTGGGCTGTTTTACGGATCTGTGGATGTTGTCATCCAAATACCAGCTCAGGTTCTCGTCAAACACAGTTGCAAGAAGGTGGAACTCTTTGTCCACATTTTTCTGTGATGGAATAAAAATATTGGCAAAGCAATGAGCAATAAATTGTTATTGCATTGTTGGGAATATCCAGACCCAGATGAAACCTGCACTCTGCATGCTACCAATCATCTACCAATACTGTAGTCCTTTCATCTCTAAACATTTTACAAATGTGAAAATGCTCAGCATACTTCTCCCACACCTGCTTTCCTGATTTGAGGGTTTTAGGCTTGCAGATCAGAAGAGGTCCAACCAGCCCAGAGTTGGTGTCTCTAATGGGATCCACCGCTGAGTAGTACATGTAAGTGATGCAGTCTGGATCTTTTTCAGTTGGTCCTCCATTCTTAGGAACCACCCACTCATACTGGTAGGTGGTGTCAGGTCGGACCAATGCAGCAGGAAGTGGCTCGACCACTCCTGAAAGAAATATGAAGGACCAGACTTGATATTACATAAGAATTTCCAAAATGGATTCAGAGCAGAATGGGGACGCTTGATTTTTGGCAATATTGTCagcttgattgcacagacactattggaaaaGAACTGAACTGAGCTCGACGATGATATCACTGAATCAATGAAAAACTGTATTTCAGTCATGACggagggattggcatggtaatgtacatgacaatggTAATGTGTTTagtcttggcagaatagatctgctacactgctgctgcTTCTACTGTTGTAGAAGTACTAAGACTTACTACTGCCAATAAATCCAcagcatgctgctgtgagcatggaagaaatactgctgctgcacactAAATAtaacatgtataaaaaaaaaaactttatataacATACACGAATCACCTTGTAGcaaatctatacaggtggagctggggaaggtcaAGGTCCTTCTAGTCCTATATTATATAGGACTATATATACTAGTCCTATATTTTAATGCCGAGCATGAGCTCATTGGCTATCGATataggagagaaccaatcagctgccaTGTGATAATTATGTCATTAGGTCAGATTGAGTATCGGACagcgccatctagagtttaatGCCAGAATTCTCTATTTTGCTGAAAAAAACTAAACTGTTTACTATTATCCTCTTTTTAGAGCAGATTTaaattttgtttgcattattgaaacattattttcctgtttaacattctctaaagctgctttgacagtctgtattgtataaagcactgtgtaaataataaaggtgacttggctTGAGTTGACTTGGATATTGCAAGGttgtccagtcctgctcctggagggtcaATGTCCTGTAAAGTTCAGCTCCGACCAGAGCAACACACTTTCCTAGATGTTTCTAGTGATCCTAAAGACCATAGTTGGGTGGTTTTGGTGTCTTTAATTAGAATATTAGGATTTGACACCCATGAGATAGTGGGTCATGAAACACAGCCAGTACCCATGGGTACACTAGTACCCAAAGCATCCCTGCAACCCTACATATCGGTTTAGAAAATGGATTGATAAGTAGCTAGTGAATGGTTTAtctagactttttttttcatatggagTAATGTGAACTGTGAATTGTTCCCAGTGAGTCCAGAAGCAAATATTAAGGAAGCAAATAGTGTGAATTTGATTCAGTTTTCCCCTCTGTTCAATGTCAGTAAAGCAAGTGATGCGTTCACTATCACTCAGAGAGGGATCTTTGGTCTCTCATGGATTTGGACTGATTTGTTTGATTTGTTGAGTCCAGCCAGGACTGGAAAATAAATTTTGCGCAATGACCACTGGCTTTGATGCAATATTAGACTTAGTAGACAACAGTCTGGGTTTGCTTTATTTACACTGTTATTTTTCTTACTTGCTTCTTTCTTGAGTTCCCGAAGCTTCTTGGCAGTGTATGACTctgtataaaaaaacaaatggaaaAGGATGATATTTAGTTTAGGTCTgtcatacatttttatacatttattcaaagAGGTTTATTCTTTACCTTCCAGGACATTGTGGTAGAGAGTTCCATCCATTTCTATGTTATATTGCACTCCATGAGGTTGGATACTATAGGGCCTACTTGCTTTATTTCTGAATGCCACTTTAATTGTGTCCTCTTCCTCTGCTCTGATGATTGGACCTAAAAAAATATCCCATAAACACCAATTTGTAATTTGAAAAATCTCATAACATTTAAAGCTGTCACAAATTCACTGCTGTTCATTCTGCTCTGTCGACAACATTTGTGTAAACTTTAGTTTCATTACCCAGAATTCCAAGATGCTGCTCCTCAGGGGTCCTCTCTTTGCGTTTGGAGAATGTGTCATCAGTATATTCCACATACTGGACCTTCTTGTATTTGCCCCCGATGTGATCATTGCGGCTATCAAAGAAAGTATCTGATACGCTGTGGATATTCAGAGACACAAGTTTAAATGTAAGGACAAAAGGAGATTTCCtttgactttttaaatgtatctCAGTGAAGagcttaaaataatattttacctgTCATCAGCTAGTTTTTTCCCTGAATACTGGTTTATCCCCGTTGGCCCATAATCCCAAATGACTTCCTCAGCAGCAATGTAATACTGTCTCGTTTCTCCAAATGGTCTGGGTTTATGCACATTTGGGAAACACTTCTTAATCTCAAAAATGGCTTGCATGCCGGCTAAAATTGGGGAGAAATGTCATTAAATGCAACACAGCAATTCTAACAATGCAGAATGCACCCATATTTTCTTTCTGTACCTTCCAGATGATCATTGACTTGACAGCTGAGGAGCCACTCTCCGGGATTATCTGCCACCATCTCTACATTCACAAAAGTAGCCGGGAACAGACTGACAGTGTCAGTGTGGTGCCGTTTGTCCGTCAGGATCTGTCCGTGGAAGAAGGCTGAGTGGAGGTCCACCTCGTTCCCTATCCCAAACAAATGCCACTGGATCTTATTGCCCATGCACATACTGAGGTCCGGCAGGTTACCGTAGACATACCCGTTGATAGCTACAGTAAAGTTCAGAAAGGAAGTTAAGATTTCTGGACGGTTCACagaatttgtttaataaatagtAGTACTTAGGATATACTATATAGTATACTAGTATTCTAGGGAATACATAAAATGTGGCTAGAACAGGGTTTGATCTGGGACATTATTACTGAACTCACAGTGCATTTTATTGCTTTCCTGAAAGCCTTCGTCGTCCTTGTTGACTTTGGCAGGAGCTGTGCAGTAGGTCTTGATATTTTCATCCAGGTACCAGCTGAGGTTCTCGTCAGACACCGTGAACATGAGGGCATAAAGATAGTCAGCTGTCTTGTCCCCATGCACATCAAGAGAGCCTGAGAATTGCAAAACAACAAAGAATCATTCATTGTTAGTGGACTATATCAGAACTTAAAGTGTGTTAATTACAGTATACAATGACTTTCATGGGAGTCAACTTTTTTATATGAATttgtataaataatgttaaaagtaCATAATCATTTGAGTAATCATTTGCATTCCAAATTGTCACTGTGTAGCAGCtagtcagatatatatatatatatatatatatatatatatatatatatatatatatatatatatatttatatatatatatttatatatatatttgttaaataggCAAGGTTCCTGAAACACTGATTGAAAAGTTTGTTCAAATGATCATTGCATAATATGCATAAAACTTGTACTCTTTACaaactttttttccccaagtCTTAACAGAGATTTAATAGTGACAGATATTGACACGTATCATATAAAAAAACTAGATAAAACATGTCACTCCTTCTTCAGTTTTATCCCTCAGACTTTAAAAGCATAAACGAAAATATTGTCTGCAAAATACAATCTAATGTATGCTTTTAAAccaataaattcattaataattaatgaattcCTCTTTTTCACATTAATTATTCTtgtgtttattttaagtttaaacctGACTAAATAATCATATTTGAAGTGGAACTACATTTCAACATTACGGTTGCTTGTATTTGAACCCACAACATTACTGAGAGATCCTAACATTTGAACTTTGAAGTGAAAAGAAAGGTTTGTACCTTTTTTACATATTATGAGAGGTCCAATGAGTCCTGAGGCGATGTCTTTGGGGGTGTCAACATGCGAGTGGTATATTCTGGTCAGACAGTTAGTTTCATCTTTACCAGGACTATGGGAAGCCGGTAGGGTCCAAACATAGGTGTACGACTTTTCAGGGGCCACTGAATCATCAGCTTTCTCCACCTTTTCTGACGAGTCGGGATATAGTGCTCCTGGAGATAAAGACAATGATAAACAATTTATGAGCAAGACTATGTTATCAGAGGAATTCAAGCACTACTTTGACATCACCTTCATTGCTCTTGTTGTAACTGAGGCCGTGTGGATGGATGGAGTATGCTCTTTTGGCCATGTTCTTCATGTGCACAATAACTACATCATCTTCTTCTGCACTAATGAGGGGTCCGAGGAACCCCAACCACTTGGGTTTTTCTATCTCCTGTCTGTAGGTGGCGTCAGTATATTGCAGGTACACTGCCTTCTTATACACCCGCCCGATCCGCTGCTCTCCCCTCTCCAGAAACACCCGTGCTTCTCTGCCAAACACCAAAACATAATTATCCATTTAGCTTTTACACGCACTGAAGTAGAAACTGTATTACTTAGGGTTTAGAGTTTGTTGAAGATCCAGACTCTAAAGCTGCATTTGCACTACTAAAATATCTGCAGAAACAAAGCAACTGGAGCTCATTCACcattcattgttgaaatcattcattttcaatgtacaGCAAAAAAAGGCAGGAGAAATATACAAGTGAAATTCTCATTAAAGTTCCAAAGTATTAAAATAATCTACTCTAAATAGCAACTAGAgtgcatttaaaatgattaaatgtttacTAAAATGTCATAAGCTAATTTCTTGCAACTCATAACTCAGATTTATACAGTGCTTTTACTCACTCATCTTCTTTTAGGGTTTTGTTCTGAATCAGATTTTTACCACTAGGAGCATAATCCCACTGAATCTCCTTAATGGCAAAAAAATATTCCCTTGTGATAGAAGACGCGATTCCAGCACAACACAAAACCCCGATCAGCGTCCAATGCAGCCCCTTCATTTTTGTTCCCTGGGATTTGACTGTCAATATGGAGCAGATGCTTCACCTCTTTAAATCATGAAGGGTGACACcagtcagccaatcacaatagaCCTGAACAAGGTAAATTCGGCAGTCTGGCAATACATGACCTCATGAATTTACTGGCAGTATGTGACCTAATGAACTCTTGGAAACTCCTGTCTGTCAAAAAACCCCTATGTCAGTTTGCAATCATCAACGATCTGTCTGATAAAGCTTGTGCCTGAGTCCATTTGGATGCTTTGAATTAATTTTGAGACATTATGATGTATTGGTTGTACAATTTATAGATACAATACCAACCAagcaaacaaaatattatatgaaaaatattatatgAACTGGATGAGATTTGTAAAGAAAAGTAATCACCCCATTTCttgagtgtgtttgtgcatgaTTGACGTGATAAACACTGCTGACCAGAAGACCCCAGCTTGTATGCATTGCGTAAAAAATCAATAGGGTTTGGGGTATTTGTCTCATTTTGAGTTGAGTAATGTTTGTCTGtttgaaagacagcagagaccaggacaactagagccccagatacagatcccctgtgaagaccttgtctcagaggagcaccaggacaagaccacaggaaacagatgattcttctgcacaatctgactttgctgcagcctggaattgaactactggtttcgtctggtcagaggagaactggccccccaactgagcctggtttctcccaaggttttttctccattctgtcaccgatggagtttcggttccttgccgctgtcgcctctggcttgcttagttggggacacttcatctacagcgatatcgttgacttgattgcaaataaatgcacagatactatttaactgaacagagatgacataactgaatccaatgatgaactgcctttaactatcatttttgcattattgacactgttttcctaatgaatgttgttcagttgctttgacgcaatgtattttgtttaaagcgctatatatataaaggtgacttgacttgacttgttggGACTTGACAACTCAGGGGTTGAAATGCTTTAAAACTCAATTTAAATGCACTGTGAcagatcatttttaaataataaaatcaagctaTGCTATGCTAATATTTGTTGACAAATCATACCTCACTTCTCATGAACAGGAGAGATACATGTAGGGCAAAGTTCAAGAATTGGACCCAGTGCTGTTTGTACAGAATTACAAACAGACAAAATGAACTTACAATAAAGTCAACATATAAACCAAACATTTTCAGCAACATGAAGTTGGCTAAAAGGTCTCACCCAGTAACACACTATGCCAAAGAAATTTCAGGAATGAATATGAGGATTAAAATGAGTGAAATGTAGCCATCTAGGAAGGGCTACAAAGCTATTTTAAAGGTTGTAGGACTCCAAAGAACCACCGTGACAACCACAAATCTCTGAATGGATAAAACTTGTACCACAATTGGCTGACCTAACAAAATTCCTTTAAAAGCATATCAACATCTCATCCAGGAGGCCATAAAATAGCCAAGGACAACATCCAAGGAACGGCAGGAATCATTGACAGCAACAGAGGTCAGTGTTCACAACTCCACATCAACAAGACATGCCAGAAGAGGCATCCCGCGGAAGAG
It contains:
- the cp gene encoding ceruloplasmin, whose protein sequence is MKGLHWTLIGVLCCAGIASSITREYFFAIKEIQWDYAPSGKNLIQNKTLKEDEEARVFLERGEQRIGRVYKKAVYLQYTDATYRQEIEKPKWLGFLGPLISAEEDDVVIVHMKNMAKRAYSIHPHGLSYNKSNEGALYPDSSEKVEKADDSVAPEKSYTYVWTLPASHSPGKDETNCLTRIYHSHVDTPKDIASGLIGPLIICKKGSLDVHGDKTADYLYALMFTVSDENLSWYLDENIKTYCTAPAKVNKDDEGFQESNKMHSINGYVYGNLPDLSMCMGNKIQWHLFGIGNEVDLHSAFFHGQILTDKRHHTDTVSLFPATFVNVEMVADNPGEWLLSCQVNDHLEAGMQAIFEIKKCFPNVHKPRPFGETRQYYIAAEEVIWDYGPTGINQYSGKKLADDSVSDTFFDSRNDHIGGKYKKVQYVEYTDDTFSKRKERTPEEQHLGILGPIIRAEEEDTIKVAFRNKASRPYSIQPHGVQYNIEMDGTLYHNVLEESYTAKKLRELKKEARVVEPLPAALVRPDTTYQYEWVVPKNGGPTEKDPDCITYMYYSAVDPIRDTNSGLVGPLLICKPKTLKSGKQKNVDKEFHLLATVFDENLSWYLDDNIHRSVKQPKSVNKEDEDFQESNKMHSLNGYMYGNLQGLSMCKGDKVSWHLSGLGSEVDIHGLYFEGNRFLYKDTRRDTINVFPHISHTVIMEPDSMGQFEVGCKTTDHYHGGMRANYTVEKCRFWNRQSETMLHQSKYYIAAVEMDWDYSPTRTWEGEMHHGLKDSPGNEFLKKEGKFIGSKYKKVLYREYTDDTFTKPKERSAEMEHLGIMGPMIHGKVGEKVKVVFKNMAKRPYSIHAHGVKTDSPQVALTRPGETQTYTWYLPKSSGPTEEQEECSVGAYYSTVDVIKDMYSGLIGPLVICKKSLARTLGLKKEIEEFALLFMVFDENESWYLDDNIKAHVKNPPNALKEDEEFIESNKMHGINGLVYGNLKGLNMKVGDKVYWYLMGMGNEVDIHTAHFHGHSFDYKVSGTHRADVFDLFPGTFQTVTMRPQYPGTWLLHCHVTDHIQAGMETTYTVLEKDGKRKGLLGLFGSG